CGTCGTGCAAAGGTCAGGCCACAAGTCGGGTCCTTCTGCCTGTTGTCAGCCAACAAAACCTCACGGCAGCAAGGAAATatctgcaaaagcaaacaaggaCCGGCACCGCGAGGGATCGCTGCGTGAGGCAGAGTCTGAGCGAGGCTGGGCAGGCCACGAGGGGTTTATTTGCGTTTCGCTGatgattttcatttccaaagcacGGAGAAAAACACAGCGAAGGGTGTCTTTGCTGGTTAAAGATTATATTGAAAGGAAGCTGCTGGTCCAAGGGCCTTTGCCCAGTGTATCGAAGCATAAACACACCTAAGGACATGCCCCAGTGTTTGTGCAGTGTTTATTGGAGATGTTACTGGTGTATTTAAGTTTATTAAATGCAattgctcctttttctttttttttttttttgttatgttttgttttttcttgctttgcccAAGCTCAGCAGGACGAAGCTGGGAAGAAGAGGATAAATGGCCCGATTTATCTGGTGCTGCTTGGCATCACCTTGTGCCCTGCAAGTTCCCACAAGGCACACATCACATCTAAACCCAGCAGAGCCCACCAGCTCCTCACATCCCTCCCGCTGTGTGTGCAGGGCTGAGcatctgctccctgctcctgctcgcGGAGGATCTGTTGTATCCCCACCTCTCCCAGAGGGGGCTgagaaaaatgtatatacacggtttttctgtttaaagtgAACCTTCGGCACCCTCGTGGTCTGGAACAGGACATGAAACCGGGTCTTAGAATGACCTGCGGTGTTCACGGTTCTTGCGAGAGCTGGCCAAAATGTCAAGTGGAGAAGAAGTAAATTGGCACGGTGCGGATTTGCTGGGCTTCCGGGGGAAAACTGCAGGGGATGGTGGCAGGATGGGGGTGGGATGGGCGGGGGGTGGAGGTGGGATGGAGATGGGGTGGAGGTGAGGTGGTGGTGAGAAGGAGATGGGAAGGAGATGGGAAGGAGGTGGGATGGAGGTGGGATGGCCATGGCATGGAGGTGAGATGGAGGTGGGATGGAGGTGGGATGGAGGTGGGAAGGAGGTGGGATGGAGATGGGATGGAGGTGGGATGGAGGTGGGATGGAGGTGGGATGGCCATGGCATGGAGGTGAGATGGAGGTGGGATGGAGGTGGGAtggaggtgggcagggaggaggaaggaagcagtGGGATGGAGGCAGAAAGCAGGCAGGCTGGAGGAAGGAATCACACAGGTTGGAGAAGGGAAGCAGCCCGGATGGAAGCAGGACAGAGGAGGGAAGCAAACgggctggaggcaggaaaacaggctgcaggcaggctgcagaaggGAACTGGGAAGGCTGGAGGAGGGAATTAGGCAGGATGGGGTGGGAAACGGATGGGGTGGAGGCGGGccggagaaggaggaggaggaggaggagaaagaggaggagcagaaggaggaggagaagcaggaggaagaggaggagagcagcgggctgcaggcaggaaggGCACAAGGTGTGGGGGGGCGGAGGCGGGGAGCAGCAGTGGGCGGGcggggaaagggaaaggggcagggaaaggggcagggaaaaaggggcaggggctggcaaAGGGGCAGGGAAAGGGGCCGGGGCAGAGGAGGAGCCGCCTGCCCGTGACTCAGCCGCCCGGAGCTGCCCCTTcgcgcagcggggccggggcgagCAGCGGGAGCGCAGCGGGGGACGGTGAggaccggggcgggggggacccGGGGAAGGGACGGGTTCAGcctttgggggggctttggggggctccGTGCTGCGGCTTTGCAGCGGAACCGGGGGCAGGGCTCGCAGCTCCGCTTGTTTTTCCGGCTtggttttggggtcgggggttcgggggggggatGCTGGCGCAAGGGGAAagagcaggggaagggcaggggaagggcagggagggggaggacGCCCTAATTTCCTAACAGGGGTCGGGTGGGAGCGGAAGACGGCGGGGTTGTTGCTGAAGGGCGATGAGGAATGTCCTGTGGGGCTCGCCtggctggggacggggatggggatggggatggggttggggatgagggtggggatggggaaggggatgggggtggCCATTCAAGGGGACCCTCTCCCATCCCATGGCTTTCAGATGGAGAGGTGAGTGCCGCCACTTGCATCAAGATGCCCTTCCCATTTGGCCAGGTATCCAGCCTGTGCCAGTGGCTTGGCTTTCCTGGGAAGGGTTGGGTGTGGGGACGAGTGGCTgacgcatatatatatatattattattttttttttcaaaaaggcCAAAAACCAAATCTAATTCTCCCCATACAGTCACAGGTGGAATGGAGTCACCACGCCACGGGTCTGGTGCGTGCCCCTGGGCCACCAAGCTCACCCGGCTGGGCTGGCCAGCTCCGTCCCGACCCTGGCTTTGTTGTGGCTCCGTCACACCGGCAGTCACACCGGCAGCCGGAACAAAGGACAAAGCTCATTTGGGGCAAAAGGCTGGAGGAAAGCACATGACAAGGGCTTTGctgagcacctcctgcccccgAGGGCTGGGGGTActgcagctgcaggggtggGCCAGCTTTTATCTTCCTCACCCCTATGGAAAAGGGCGTGCGGGTGCCTCCCTGGGTGCCCGGAGGGCTTGGTGACAGACGCTGAAGGAGCCACGAGGTGCTTCAGGGCTCTGACTTATCTCAGGGCCTGAGCTGCCCAAAGTGGGTGCTGGTATGAGCAGCCTGTTTTGGTGTGGTTTCTGTTCTGACTGGGGCAGGAGGGCGGGGAAACGCCCGCTTAGACGGGGCTGACACACAGATCTGGGGGCGAGAAGACCTTTGCGGTGGGGCGCTGCAGCGGAGGGGTTTGCTCAGCATCCGCTGCGTGACCCTGCCCGGCTCCGGGCTGAATATTTGCGGCTCTGTCCGTGGGAAAACAGGCAGGGGAGCGCCTCTGGCTTCGAGATTTGATCAGGAGAGatggagagagcagctgggcCGTGTCTCCTGCCCCCCCTGCAGACACCCGTCTCGCTGCGGCTGCTTTCCTCCCTCGCTCGCTGCAGCTCCTCTCCGTGAGCCTGAGGGTTGCGCTCAGCCCAAATTTCTTTTCAAGCCTCCAGATGGCTGAATTGCAGGCGTTCTGCCCAGGTAGCTGCTTTCTGGCCTCAACTTCTTGCTCTTTATTCGAGAAATGTCATTACTGGATACGTTGGGGCCCAAAGCAGTGGGGCAGGGGatttgctgcagcccaggaggagGTGGAGCAGCTCGGGGGGCTCGTTGCACGCCCCAAGCACCCTCCTGCGACCTGGAGAATCGCCCAGGTGAAGTCTCAAGAAGTCCAACAACCTTTGCCAGGGCAATATTGAAGCTGTGAGGCTGTGAGTCCTGCAGGAGAAAGGACTGGGCTGTGCAcgaggccaggctgggtttGCTGCTGCCTTTTGGGTTTTCCAGGGCTCGTACAGACCAGGCGGTGGTTCCTCCACCCACGTAGGCGAGGAACAGGGGCATTTGGTGGTAGGGACCCTCCCCAAAACCAGCTTTGCCTTTCCCTGTTGCTTCTTCCCAGCACTGCAAGCCTGGTGAACGGGGCGAGTcgtggcttttattgctgaattAGCCTGCACCACCCCTGGGAGAGCTGCACAGAAGCAGAACCGGCGCGCGTGGGGACGGTGCCAAGGCCGGGAGGGGCAGCAGAGGCTGCCtgcaggtgccccccccccctttggagACCTCTGGGGGCAAAACCAGggctggaaagggaaaagatctCGCTGGAGCAGCgtgcaggaggaagcagagatCTGCAGGCACGGCTGCCCTTACGCAAGTTTGGGTTTTGGTGCCGTTTTCGGGGTGGCGGTGTCTGAAATGGCCGCAAAGGTCTCCGGGGAGGGGACGGGTGCGCAGGGGAGATAGCGGCAGTGAGGAGCGGTGACGGAGCCACGGGGGGGCCgtcttcctctgccttttcagggggggggaaagagggtgaaggcaggagccagcagcctgTTTTCCCGGCCGCAGGCTGCCCCCGTGACTCGCTCTCAGCGGAAATTCGCTCTCTGCAGCCAAGATTTACCGCACGCAGGGCGCTTGCTAaagctgggggggtggggtggggaggaagaaatcACGTGAGATCGAggctttccccttccttctccaccCAAATCCTCCGGCAAACCTTGGGATAGCGTCATCCAGCTGAGAGCATCGGTCTTTACCCCCCAAAAATGCCCTCTCTCAGCCCGTTGCAGGCTCGGCAAGGGGGTTGTTTGCTGAAATGGCCGTCAGGCCGCGGGTTGTTTGGGTTGCACAGAAGGAGACGAGGCTGCTCCTGGCCACGAGCCACGTTTTGGGGTGTAAGCAAGCTTGCAAGTGGCGGTGTCCTCTTTCAGCTCCGTCTCTGcttggctgcagctggaggtgtgCAGCCCGTGCGGTCTCGTAACCTGAGGATTAACCAGGCTGTTGTGCTGCCAGACCTGGGGTGGTGTaaactgggggggactgggcTCATCCTGGGGGACAGAGGGGTTTGAGCCCACTCTGTTGCTGCTGCACTGTGCATCTTGGGGCATGGAAATGCCCTGGGTGCAGCTCAGCTGCCTCTggtcaggctgctgcagctttaTCCGGGTGCTGGGAGATAAATCCATGCCTTGCCCGCCAGCGTTTGGGTGCTGTGACTGTCCAACCCAACGGGCAGGGTCCCATTTAGACCCACTTGATGCAGAAAAGGCCTCCCAGAGAGGCCAAATGGTCCTGTGATTGGACTGGGAACACCTTCAGAAAGGTGAGATTTGGGGGGCAGGAGGCCCCACGCGTTGCTGAAACTCAGCTCAGCTTTTGGGCTGAGCATCCTGCCGAAAGCACGAAGGGctatgggggggaaaaaatcgaTAAGTGGTGGATgaatgggggagaaaaatgaaaggggGAGGCTGCAGGCGCCTGGGCTTGCTGCTGGCAGAAAGTAGGACACTGCTGCTGGGCTTTCTTCCCTGGAAAGGCTAAACTTGGCTGCGAGTGGGTGGAGGCAGCCTGGAGATGTGTGCGCGTGTCCCCATTGCTCGCAGAGCTGCTGatgggagctgtggggctgctccgGCGTGTTTGGCCACAGGGGTTTAAGCCTGGGCTTGCAAAGGTGATTACGCACCCGGCTTGCTGAGATGAGTAGGAATTAGAGCCTCAGCCTCTGCCGCTCAGCGCTGCTGTGAGTATCCGAGGTTTTTAGGGCTGCTCAGGGGGGGTTTGGAGAAGGGTTTTGGTGGAGGGGGGCACCTGAGTGTTTTTGCAGAGGTCGAAGAGCTCGTGGCGTGCCCGAGTCAGGTGTGGGGACGTGGAACCAGCTTGTGCTCTGACATGGGGGGGCTATGTTGAGGGCTTGCCATGCCCCTGTATTTCCCCTGTGTCTCCGTTCCCCAAACTGGGACTTTCTTGGCATGCTGCCACTTTTCAAAGCCTCCTGAGAAGTCCCCATGGGATGGGAGCTGGTCGCGGGTCACCTCTGCGTGGGCTTGAGCTCCCCACTCTGTGATGTGAGCACGTTTAGGGTCCTCAGGGCCACTAGCTGGCCAAAATGAGGCCATAAACCCCGAAAATGTGCTCTGCAGAAGCATCTTCAAAGAGTGTTGCAGCAAAGAAGGGACTGGCGAGTttcctggggctgcagccctgcagttTGATCATTTATTCCTTATCCTTTGGTTTTATGGAAGCAAACACAGCTCTTAATGCACTCTAAACTCAATCCCTTGGATCTGCTTCAAAAGGgacttttcctgctgctgctaatCCCGCAGCAGACGATGAGCAGGGGTGCCTTGTCCGACGCACTTCTGAGTGGCAGGGGGGATTATTAGTGTGCTCTCATGTCTTCTCCTGACCTTTGGGGTAAATTGGGGTTGTCAAGGGCTTTGTGTGGGCAAGTTGTGGTCAGAGCCCACGCTGGGGAGGTTTCCAACGATTCCCAAATCTGGCTGCAGGTTGAGCGACCCGTGCCGTAGCCAAGATGTGGCCATCCGTGTCCATCCTGTGCGTCCTGGTGGCCTTGGCCAATGCCCGCAGCGTTCCTTACTACCCGCCGCTCTCCAGCGACCTGGTCAACCACATCAACAAGCTCAACACCACCTGGAAGGTGAGTACTGGGATGGTGTTGGGGGAGGACAAAGGGACGATCTCCGTGGGGCTCGGTGGCTGTGGTTTGGGTTTCTCGTCGCCGTGGTTGCATCAAACCAGCTTTGGTCCCAGTTGGCTTCTCCGCTGAGCTGGTGCCATCACGGATTCCTGCTGTGGTGGTAATTGGTGATGAGCTCATAGACCAGAATGAAGATCTGGAGCACCAGGCTTGTGCCCTTGGTGGCTGTGGAGAGTCCTGTGCCACCTCTCCTTGTCTCTCCCCAGGCAGGACACAACTTCCACAACACTGACATGAGCTACGTGAAGAAGCTCTGTGGCACCTTCCTAGGTGGGCCCAAGCTCCCCGAGAGGtgagtgctgggggaagaagaCGAGGGCCCCGCAAAAGCTGCTGTAGATGCTCCTGGTGTGTCTGCAGTGGGTGGGGGGTCTTTCCTGGCAGGCTGTGAGCGGGGTTCCCCTGGGTACAGCTCACTTTTTGGTACCTTGTGGACATCTCGCGTGGAGTTAGTGTGGTGGGGAACTTCCATCCCGTGTTGTGCCAGCTACTTGAGCAATCATGTAAGTTGTAAGCCTCAAAACTCAGAGcactggaggagctgctggcctgGTCCGAGGACTTCAGCAGTGTTCATTCTCCTTCAGCAGTTAATAACAGGAGCAGTCCTCCTCCAGATCACCTCCTGAGCTGGCTGGAGAGGGCACTGCCTCCGGTCCTGCTTCACTGGGGTTCCTATAACAGGacttccctctttctcccttgCAGGGTCGATTTTGCTGCAGATCTGGACTTGCCAGATAACTTTGACTCACGGAAGCAGTGGCCCAACTGTCCCACCATCAGCGAGATAAGAGACCAGGGCTCCTGTGGCTCTTGCTGGGTAAGAGCACGGGTTTCAGGTCCTGTCGATACGGGGTTTGGCAAACAGCAAGCAGGCTGCTGAGTTTGCTACTGAGCTTTAAAactggggggcacgggggattCTGCGATGTCTTAGCACTTCAGTGGGCTTGTCCCAGCCACACTTGAGCTTGGTGCTCTCAACTCCTTCCCAGGAGGGGACAGAAATCTGCCTGGTTTCTCTCCCATGGCCTACCCTAACCACCTTGccttgtatattttttttgggggggttgccCACAGGCCTTTGGTGCTGTAGAGGCCATTTCAGACAGGATCTGTGTCCACACAAACGCCAAGGTGAGCGTGGAGGTGTCGGCAGAGGACTTGCTGTCGTGCTGCGGCTTCGAGTGCGGCATGGGgtgagctgctgggggcactTGTTGGCTTCAAAGCGGGGTGGGAGGAGCGGGGACACAGCCCGAAGATGCTGGTGTTGTTTTGGTCTTGTTTTTTTAGTCTTCCCCCTCAGCACAAAGCCCCACCGGTGGCTTGTGCTGTAGATGGTGGAGTTGGGTGGGAACATGGAGGTGACTGCATGGCCTGAAGGCCCATCTGGGCCATGTCCTGCCTCCACCAGTAGCTGGCCAAAGGGAGGATCTTTCAGTAGCCCCAAAGCCTTGTTTTTTtggcaaaattattttacctGTGGCTTTTGCAGTCtttgggagcagggctgggagttCGGTCTCCGAGCTGTGTGGTTCTGGGTGCAGAAGCTGACCAGGGACCTGGTGAGGAGGCCCCACTACTTTGGGATTTGGAGACATGGCTGCTCTTAGCTCCTTCTTGCCCTGAGGCTTTAAAGGATCAACTTCAGCTTCCTCGGCCTGGCTGGAGGTCGAACTTCTGCCTCTTTCCACAGGTGCAATGGTGGTTACCCCTCCGGTGCATGGAGGTACTGGACAGAGCGGGGCCTCGTGTCCGGGGGCCTCTACGACTCCCACGTGGGTAAGTCCTGGATCATAGCCTTGTGAAGGCCAAGAGGAGCATCCGCACTAAGTTATGGGACAGTGCCCTTCCGGACGTGCTGGTCTGCGTCCTCATGGCTGTACcatggccttgagcacctccgctagccctgctggctgctcctgtCCCCATGGCTCCCTCTGGCCCCCCATGTGGGACAAGACACCCATGTGGCACAGTAGTCACACCTACCACCCCACAAAACTGGGGTTGGGGCAGGTCTGAATCAGTCCGTGGATGTTTTTGTTGGCCTTGGAccaatttaatatattttggcTGGGGGCAGGAGTCTTCCTGCCGTGTTTCACCTTCCAAAAGCAACTTCCAGACTGGAAacctctgccaccacctcctaGCAGGGCCATAAGGTGGTTCAGGTTTCCATCTTTTCCCTCACCTTGTCAAGAGGGTGGCGGTGGGAAGCAGGTCCAAAAGGAAACCTGCAGCGATTGCTCATCTGGTGATGACCTCCTCTTGCCCTCACCGCACTGATCTATGGGGTTTCTGGGTTAAAAGGATCATAATTTTGCTCAGGGCATCTGTTGCCTTCTTCAGCTTGactgctggggctgaggggtTGCTCGGGGACAGCCGGCTCATGCTACCTCTGCCTTCCAGGCTGCCGTCCCTACTCCATCCCACCCTGTGAGCACCACGTCAATGGCTCCCGGCCACCGTgcactggggagggaggagaaaccCCCAGGTGCAGCCGGCACTGCGAGCCTGGCTACTCGCCCTCGTACAAGGAAGACAAGCACTATGGTAAGGAGGtggcctcccagcagcagctccgtgGGGTGCGTGGGATGAGACCTCTTCCCAAGCAGTTGTATGGCCAACATCCTCAGGATGGGTGCCGTGAGCCCGTCTGACGTGCCCATTTGTGCTAATTGAGATGGGGGAGGTGATCTGGGTCCTCTTGGTTGTGGTAATGTGGGTGCAGGAGGTGACCACCTGGGTTGAAGAGCACGGTGCTGAGTCTGGCCTCACatctgcttccttcctccctaCTGGTAGCCGCTGGGACTCTACGCGGAGGGTTGTCTGGCTGCTTTTTCCAGATTTGTCTTAGCattaagtaatttttcttttagaagtgAATCTGGAAAAGGGGAGAACTTCCCTTTCCACAGCTGTCTGGTATAGGTCTTTGGGTACAGAATGGGACCCTTGGGTTAAGCCAAGGGAAGAGGGATGGTTGGAGCCCACTTCCCCTGCTGAGCTATGCCTGTGTCTCCAGAGCAGCTGGGTTTGAATTTAAGCTTTAAGTGGAGAAAGGGCACACTGAGCGGTTATAGTGCAGCCATTTGGAGATACGGGCCCAACAAAGCTGGGCTGATGGTAGGACTTCTTCCACCTTGCTAGGCATCACATCCTACGGCGTCCCTCACAGCGAGAAGGAAATCATGGCTGAGATCTACAAGAACGGACCGGTGGAAGGAGCCTTTATTGTCTACGAGGACTTCCTGATGTACAAGTCTGGTGAGCATCGGCACTGAGGCTGGTCCCTACCTCGCCCATAGGGTCTGTCCTGTGTGGCCCTTGTCCCTGTACCCAAATCTGAAGGGAGATGTCGGGTTCATATTTGAGTATTTGGTGTTCTGAGAACACGAGCAGATAACATCTCCTTTATCCATTGGTTTGTAGCAAGGGGAATAGGTTTTTAAGAGTGGTTCAAAGGGAAGCCCCAAGAAGGAACTCCCAAAACCGCATCAGAGTTAGGATTTTAGGTAAAATCGTGGCAGATGGACCCCAGTTCCTTGCTCTGGGCTGCACTGCCTCTGGGCCTCTTGTTGAGTGCCTCCTTCCCAactctctctctccattttaTCTTCAGGTTTGAGTTCATTTAACCAAAAAGGgagaacccccccaaaaaaaacaccaaaaaacctTTCTCAGCTGGTCTCTGTTTTTTCATATCGAATATTTTGAAAGCTGGCAGCGCTCTGCGGGGGGAAAGCTGTTGATGTGTTGGTGCTGCCTTGCAGGGGTGTACCAGCACGTGTCCGGGGAGCAGGTCGGAGGCCACGCGATCCGGATCCTGGGCTGGGGGGTCGAAAACGGGACCCCCTACTGGCTGGCTGCTAACTCCTGG
This genomic stretch from Anser cygnoides isolate HZ-2024a breed goose chromosome 3, Taihu_goose_T2T_genome, whole genome shotgun sequence harbors:
- the CTSB gene encoding cathepsin B gives rise to the protein MWPSVSILCVLVALANARSVPYYPPLSSDLVNHINKLNTTWKAGHNFHNTDMSYVKKLCGTFLGGPKLPERVDFAADLDLPDNFDSRKQWPNCPTISEIRDQGSCGSCWAFGAVEAISDRICVHTNAKVSVEVSAEDLLSCCGFECGMGCNGGYPSGAWRYWTERGLVSGGLYDSHVGCRPYSIPPCEHHVNGSRPPCTGEGGETPRCSRHCEPGYSPSYKEDKHYGITSYGVPHSEKEIMAEIYKNGPVEGAFIVYEDFLMYKSGVYQHVSGEQVGGHAIRILGWGVENGTPYWLAANSWNTDWGDNGFFKILRGEDHCGIESEIVAGIPRTEQYWKRV